The Bacteroidetes bacterium SB0662_bin_6 DNA window AAGTTAGGGGCTTGAACAGTTACTTTGCGATATAAGTGACAAATTTATTGGGCATCAGAACAAAATCAACGCTATTACTTACCAAACAAATTAAACCTGTATATTTTTCGATAAAATTTTTAAGGCCTATCCCGGAAACCGAATTTCCAGGCGCTGTCCCCAAACCGAACAAGTTACAGCCATGAAGCACTCGACGCACGACGCTCCCCTCCAGACCCTTCCCCTGCCTCCGTCTCTGGCGAACATCAACGACCGCGTGCTGGATGACGCCATCCTGAAGAAGTTGGTGGATCCGGAAGTGTATTACTCCTTTGCCCGGTGCCGGGCGACCGGGCTGCCCATGGAGAAAAAGGAGGCGAACGAGCTGGCGAAGTCTATACGCGAATGGGCGCAGTCGAAGGGGTGTATCGGGTATTCGCACTGGTTCTCGCCCATGCGAGGGCCGGTCCACGGCGAAAAACTCGAGACGTTCGTCGGGGTGGATTTTAAAACCGACCGGCTGATCATCAACCTGACAGGCTCCGAGCTGTTTCAGACGGAAACCGACGGATCGTCTTTTCCGAATGGCGGACTCCGGGAAACGCATCAGGCTGCGGCGTACATCGGCTGGGACACCGGTTCCCCTCCGTTTGTTTATCGGCAAACGCTGTATATCCCGTCGGCCTTCGTTTCCTGGACGGGCGAGGCGCTTGACCTGAAGACCCCCTTGCTGCGCGCGAATCTTGCGGTCAACGAGCGGGGCCTGCGTTTTCTTGAGCATCTTGGCGATACGGACGCAACCGAAATCGTATGCAATGTCGGATGGGAGCAGGAATTTTTCCTCATAGAGCGTGAATTGTATCTGGCGCGGCCGGATCTGGTAGCTACCGGCCGCACGATTCTGGGTGCTTCGCCGTTTCGCGGACAGGAATTGTCCACCAATTATTTTTCCCGATTGTCCCCGCGTATCAACCGGTATATAGCGGAGGCGCGGGAAACGATGTGGGCGCTGGGTATTTCGATCCATTGCACGCACAATGAGGTGGCGCCTGCACAGCATGAGATTTCCCCCATCTTCAATCTGGCGAATCTGGCGGCAGATACGAATGTGCTTGCCATGGATGTACTGCGCGATCTCGCTTTCGAACATGAACTTGTCGCCCTTTTTCACGAGAAGCCGTTTGCCGGCATTAACGGAAACGGCAAGCACAACAACTGGGGGCTGAACACCGACACCGGTGCGAATCTGTTTGTGCCAGGCGAAACCGAGCGAGAGAATCGCCGCTTCATCGCATTCGTTGCCGCCCTGCTGCGGAGCGTCAAGCAGCACGGCGACCTGCTGCGTTGCGGGGTGTCCACGTCGGGGAACGACCATCGGCTGGGGGCGCAGGAGGCGCCGCCTGCCATCATTACCCTCCATCTTGGCGAATCAATGGAACGCTGTGTGAAGCAGATCGCAGACGGCGGCCCTTTTGCCATGCACGGGATACAGCACAAGCAAATCGAGGTATCGGCGCCGGTGGTGGATATCAAGGCCAATATGGAAGACCGCAATCGCACCGCACCTTTTCCCTGGTGCGGCAATCGGTTCGAGTTTC harbors:
- a CDS encoding glutamine synthetase type III, which translates into the protein MKHSTHDAPLQTLPLPPSLANINDRVLDDAILKKLVDPEVYYSFARCRATGLPMEKKEANELAKSIREWAQSKGCIGYSHWFSPMRGPVHGEKLETFVGVDFKTDRLIINLTGSELFQTETDGSSFPNGGLRETHQAAAYIGWDTGSPPFVYRQTLYIPSAFVSWTGEALDLKTPLLRANLAVNERGLRFLEHLGDTDATEIVCNVGWEQEFFLIERELYLARPDLVATGRTILGASPFRGQELSTNYFSRLSPRINRYIAEARETMWALGISIHCTHNEVAPAQHEISPIFNLANLAADTNVLAMDVLRDLAFEHELVALFHEKPFAGINGNGKHNNWGLNTDTGANLFVPGETERENRRFIAFVAALLRSVKQHGDLLRCGVSTSGNDHRLGAQEAPPAIITLHLGESMERCVKQIADGGPFAMHGIQHKQIEVSAPVVDIKANMEDRNRTAPFPWCGNRFEFRAVGGNQHIAFPLTMLNAALADSLKHMCEEIESGKEVDEVIRETIRENEGALFSGNGYARELYDHAEKFGLIHLTSSPEAYQSLTSPKNVTLFGGLGIFNERELAARQATLQEAYATELYIEARTLLNILQTRIIPVVVEETRKDAESGFSSRLFDEKRRLVEELLSGTDDLVSAFEAFPEGDSTQAAVYAHDVVKPLMQSVRVLADRLETMVDERLWPLPTYSELLHRHQ